CATGTATAACGAAAAAGCAATGAATACTCGTAAATCAAACGCTAGGCCTATTTGTATATAATCGTGGCTTAGCGGtcgtttagttaaacactgatgtagcactttctgtcattattgatgaGACTGCCGCTTTGGTCGactggcttgatgtaaggccgcagatccgaaggtcctgggttcaattcccaggacgggtcagtaaaaagttattgggtttttctgtcagaaaattctcagtagcatcccggagtctggaagttggaagtgtgtacactcccgtgcctcggaaagcacgtgaagccgttggtcctgcgcctgaactctttccggtcatgtcggattgccgtcccatcggaatagagagtgcacttgtgtttgcgcactataatatctcctgtgcagttggctaatctctcttgagatttgccgccgtggccgaaatcggtctcgaggatattattatcattattgatttcctatttgaaagaagaagacagcattgtttaacaaatcacccgctaaacaccgtttataagtaaggtgtGATtgcaattcaataaaaatgtattcaatctAGAATAACTCATTGTATATACAGACTAAAAGTCCAAGctaaaattcatattaaaaatactaatttaatactaaaattaaaaacacagtgttcgttaacaattatataattgtaaatacataaatgtattattatatgtaggcAGACACTGCACATTCCATCAATGTATTGCATGTGTAAAACTATAGCATATCCACCATACGTACATCAAACGTGACCTAACGATTCGCGTGCAAATCAGTACTCAGTGCTAGAAATCAATGCAAACGTTACATATAGAAACGTTGAGAACAAATTCGACTTTGAAATTTCGCCAACGTCGCTTTCCAAGGTTTTAACCTTAAAACTAAATGCTTAAATGTGTAATACTCATTTCTATAGCACTCTCTGTTCCGTGGTCGTTTCCTCGCTAGAGGTAGAATAACTTAGGCTAGATGATTgacaatataaacaatttgaaattatacGGTCGCCTTCCCCGTTGTTGGAAATTTGATTGACTTTTTTGTCTGTGatctaatttctttttattttacttccatTTCCAACCGAACTTAATCAATGTTATAAGcatattgtaatattagtagattaaaaatattttttttttgtaaattttaattattgatttgaaaggAATTGAAATTGAATTCTACTTACATGATATGTAATCTAAAGCTTATATGTTTTCTaatgcttttaaattaataaataatcctcATTAAAATTATAGCAACAACaaagtactttatatatatagtttatatattatagtactttatatatgtatatatttcaatgtttttttaacaaggtgtattttttttatttcatctttaaTTTTACAACAAATTTTTACTGTAATTTTCCATTGGGTGTTCGGGCTATTATATGTAAACATCagttttcttttatatgtttCTTGGTGGTAGTTCTTTGTGCAAACCTCTGGGTAGATACTACccaatcatcacatattctaccgccaagcagcaatatttagtattgttgagttccggttagaagggtgagtgagccagtgtaactacgcgcacaagggacataacatcttagttcccaatgtgatatattggtgatgtaagaaatggttattatttcttacggtgctaatgtctatgggtggtggtgaccactttccattaggtggcccatcaGCCCGTCCACCAGCCTATATAATACAATGttaatgtttgaaatttaatgtttgtttatcgCATTTTTGATGATTCTAATGATAGTGGAGTGTTTTAACCATAAATTAATGTCTGACCACTAAGAAGATGCGTTCCTGAACGTCTGtccgattttttattttaaaaacatttaatatcgtTTATTTTCTCTATAACGAACaatgtcataaaatatatatcattatttaaatttaaaaatttaattttatagtaaattaaataaataagtaaacgatataaataaacatggcGTGTTACAATGTTCTATCAAACATCTATTGGTTTGTATCAATCATGAACAAATGACAGATGTCAGCAACGCATGTTCTCAGCGAACGGAGTCAGTACCTCATGACATTGGAAATCCTAATTCCTAAGtcctgtattttaattttgccatatattttatttcatattatgaaACATGCtctaaaaattgtatttgatgTTTGTTCCAATGTTTGAGCCAACGTTTTCGCTTGTGATGTTTGCTTTTACCATTCAATCATTGTGTATCTTTTGCTAAGATCACTTATATACTAATCACATTTGTCAACAGCTTGATCGCTTCATTTCCCGAATACGTGTTCTGAAACTTGTATTAGCTTTTAATAAACATTCACTGTTTGTTGTAATGCTTTCGTGTATGTTTTTCTTGTTGGGAATATTTTTGGAATGCCTACAATGCTCTCGGCatagacaataataaattaatcttaattcgTAATAAATCAATCGATAGAGAAACGTAACATTTTGTTCAATTTATCAATCAGGGCTGCCAACTTTCGGATTTTACCtctaaatttttaatacaagttATGTCAATTAGGAGTTTTCTTTGACCATCATGTGAcataaaactaaacatttttcTGGTTTCTTAttcaacttaaattaaaataatgaaatataaaattgtttaacattcatttatatattaattttgaattaaacgTAGAGGTAAAACCTTGCAAAGGTCAGCAGCAACTTTGTAGGCAATCTAAAAAATCCACAAGAGAAAGTATATATGATTACTTATAGTCTATATTTAATTCCAAATAAGTTATGAAGCATTTTAATGTAAAGTTAATGTACTTAATCAAATTGGaaggaaattatataaaaaaattgttacatcACTTATCATATTTACACATTATACACGAGGGTGTACTTTATCATGTTGTTGGAAATAAAACTGCTCACATACAATCGTCTTGTAATTTAATACCATCACCACGGTATAAATGTTGAAGGGTGGATGtcgtttttatacatattattatatatcacgtatcagtattttactggtggtagagcttcgtgcaagctcgtctgggtaggtaccacccactcatcagatattctaacgcaaaacagcagtactcggtattgttgtgttccggtttgaagggtgagtggtaTTATATATCACTTACATATCAGTATAAGGATTTCTAAACAATGATATACACTTACCATATCAACTGCGGAAGTATAATTGATATGAACAAGGAACACCAAAGGTCCAACAAACACAGAATACCACAGATTGCACAAAAAAgtaagcaaataatatttttttttgccacTCTTCGATCTCTTACCACGGGGccgagatataataataataatatttatgtgtgAGATGACATATGTGAAATGGAAGTAACTGAGGATATGAGATAAGAGATGAGTGAAAGAGAAAACCTGCTAACTGCAAATACATGGGGCAAGGGCAAGTGAATGATGAATgagtacttaaatataaaaactcccattatataactaatataacatttcaattatgtttacttttattaaactatatttatatattttatttcataaacaaaactatatattataataataataataatatcctgggacatttttcacacacggccatctgatcccaaattaagcttgtactgagcttgtactatggaaaccagacaactgatatactaaatatactgtttttctttttgtaaatacatacttatatagataataacacccaggctcaggacaaacagacaaattcatgcacacaaatgtctgtcctgggtgggaatcgaacccacaaccttcggcgtgaaaggcaagtatctaccaactacgccaaccggctcgtcatatattaaataaatctttcattAAAAGTACTAAAATACAATCCcactattttatcattaaaattataatattttatgttggtaCAAAATTATAATGGTATAAagaaacgatttcattatattgtaTAGAAAAAAATCAGTATATATGTgactaacatttaatattttataaaatatccaaTGCCTTTATAGAGTTGagacttaaaaaatatctttgttgAAATTCAATCATATCTATGAAAATTTCATAAcactaaatgtttttataaaccgTGTGTCGGTTTTAGTCGGAAATTTTAGCTTTTATATCCAATtactaaaatgaataaaatttatacgaGATTCGTACTCGTACTTGTACGAGATTCGGTAGTGTCGAAAGAgctttaaatttacttacaagATTTGACCCATACAAATAACAGGtgcaattatattaaagcttgtaaaaatgGCGATAAAATTCTGCTTAGATATAGCAACTTTTCGTTTTATGTAATGTACGGTTTTTCGACGGGACAAAtaacatgttttattaattagaaagtttttgtgtatatataaattgttgtaaacaataaaattacaagcaCTGCGGGGGTCTCTTTTGCCCAGAGACTATCAGCTATGTTACAATATATGGGACGTGATACGATGTTtcatgtacattatatatatcatatttccATACAGActgaaaagttttataaatactcgtttaaaatgtttaacaacattcaaaatttattattcaacaaaGTATGTGGAAGTAAATTAAggcatataattaaaaacaaaaataaataaacatataattgttttttttgttggcTTAAAAACATTGAATTCAACTCTTAGTTTTTTGATAAAAGGTTTTTAGAAAACAATTAATGGACAGGAAAACCACcattttaaaatcattcaaCGCCATCTGTTGGATATTCAAaggtttaacaatatattttcaatataattcaatatttaaatatataattaattctttcataacataaattacataatatcgtCTTGTGTCTGCTTAGAAGCAATTACGTCTTGTATCACGCTTACAAGCAATTTGTATTATTACTTTGAATTTTATTGAATGTGCTTTTAAGTGTTGTAAAGGGttaagcaatataatatatgatgaaatGATTCATTATTGAGTTAGAGAAAGGGGGGCCTTGCGGTGTGTTCCAGCGATCTCTGACAGAGAATATAAGTTCATTTCCTTcataatacataaatgaaaataatagatgtcagtttaaatgttttctattgcactatttaaattaatcatactGATTTTAtcgatcaaaattattaatataattaaacataattgacAAAATGCTATAATCTGCACGGTCTATAATGATTTGCAGGCTCGCCAGGCGCCCGGAGAGCTCTACGGAGTGGTGCTTCGTACTCCGCCTCCGAATAGCTTCGCTCACGGTACTAAGTAATGTACTCTACCCGCTACCCGTCACGTTACTGACATTGATTACCGGCtcaagtacatatataaacgtTGGCTACTTTTActtgaaaattatttgttttatggtTATCGGAGatggaaaatttattaatattattaaggcttataaaatatttttttctaaatgctTTCTAATTAATTGTTCTATTATGTCAGGCAACTGTGtgtgtaaaactttttaatttgtttttatactgCCTTTTTAAGATTTGGCTGTTAAGTGTTTTTAGGctcaaataacaaattattaatattatatatatagtttattatatactatatatatatatatatatatatatagtttattgcCATATTGTTTGCGACGAATTGTTCTAAATTACACTAAGGGTTCTTACAGACGAACGGCAAGTTGTGAACGGCAGCCGTCGCCACCTGTCGACGGCAGCCGTCGCCACCTGTCGACGACAGTCGTCAACGCGTCGACGGCAGCAGTCAATACTTCGACGGCTGCCGCCGGCAGGCGACCACGGCTGCCGTCGACAGGCGACAACGCTTGCCGCGAGTGCCGCATACTAGCAGTCTTGGTCGGCTTGTACAGGAGCCAGTTGCAAAATGGCGTCCGATGAAGAAACATTGTTATTGCTTTTATGCGTACTCCACTACAACACATCCTGAAAGACCGAAAAGTCAACTCACAAATATTGAAAGCTTATCCTCTGAGGATTCTGTTTCAAATACCATAATAACTGAACTCTTCTcagaataatttactttttgtctaaattattgttatattgtttgtttttatgttttgtatggTTTTACTACAAGTTgattatgagaaaaaaaattgcaaagatTGATcaggaaaattaataaatcttgtAGCGGCGCCACTTGTGATTTTATAATCAGTATTATGGAGAATTTgttgttaaaagttttatagtataatataaatgttaattaatgttaagtaaagttcctattttaacttaaattaaaaatgttgccaAAGTTATATTGATTTGATCTCATTAAAGTTATGTCCAGTATATaccattttttgataaaattaaacccttccttcaaacgaggcgtgaagaggcatcttgcgggccggcaaggcgagggcggctagtgcagaaccttcttcccgactgtactggccgtcctcgcgtttggactctactaccacttaacatcaggtggagtagagtcatttgccctcccgggtaatataaaaaaaaaaaaaaaaaccctcttACCTTAATGTCATAGCGAGTCTTTGCTCAGCTGGTATACTTTTTCGCATCACAGTGTCTTGGCGAGATATTGAAAGTTTCAAAATAGATGTCAACTCATCAAAAGAAGCGATTGACATTCGaaagtaattgaaaaaattTTTTTCGGACCTTCGCAAACGTGGATACAGTGTATAAAAATCTCCCTCTTGTTctctatacattaatatttcttcaacCCACACTGA
The Nymphalis io chromosome 19, ilAglIoxx1.1, whole genome shotgun sequence DNA segment above includes these coding regions:
- the LOC126776047 gene encoding uncharacterized protein LOC126776047 — encoded protein: MASDEETLLLLLLRHRRRQRKRKTRSVWVEEILMYREQEGDFYTLYPRLRRSEKNFFNYFRMSIASFDELTSILKLSISRQDTVMRKSIPAEQRLAMTLRMCCSGVRIKAITMFLHRTPFCNWLLYKPTKTASMRHSRQALSPVDGSRGRLPAAAVEVLTAAVDALTTVVDRWRRLPSTGGDGCRSQLAVRL